AGCACATGGCGTTCGTGCATCACTTCGGGTCCTCCATGTCAGTGAAAAGGGCGGTGCTCAAGTAGCGCTCGCCCGTGTCGCACACTATGAAAACGATCATCTTCCCTTTGTTCTCCGGGCGTTTGGCAATCTCAACCGCAGCGTGGCAGATGGCCCCCGAGGAGATGCCGCACAGGATGCCTTCCTCGCGGAGCATGCGCCTGGCCATGGCCAGGGCCTGTTCGTTGGTTACCCTAAAGACCTCGTCGATGAGTTCACGCTTCAGATTGTCCGGAACGAATCCTGCGCCTATGCCCTGGATGGCGTGCGGCCCGGGATCGCCGCCGGAGAGCACCGGGGATGCGTCCGGCTCAACAGCCACGATGGAGACTTCCGGCTTCTTGGCCTTGAGCACCTGGGCCACTCCGGTGAGTGTACCGCCGGTGCCCACCCCGGCCACGAACATGTCCAGGCGGCCATCGGTGTCCCGCCAGATTTCTTCGGCCGTGGTCAGGCGATGGATCTCGGGGTTGGCCGGATTGGAAAACTGCATGGGCATGTAGGCCTTGGGCAGCTCCTTTACCAGCTCGCTGGCCTTTTCGATGGCCCCCTTCATGCCCTTCTTGGCGTCGGTGAGCACGAGTTTTGCCCCGAATCCTTTGAGCAGGGTACGTCGTTCAATGCTCATGGATTCGGGCATGGTCAGCATGAGCTTGTAGCCGCGCACGGCGCACATGAAGGCCAGACCAATGCCCGTGTTGCCGCTGGTGGGCTCAACGATCACGGTGTCCTTGTCCACCAGACCCCGGCGCTCGGCGTCCAGGATCATGTTGAACCCGATGCGGTCCTTCACGGAAAAACACGGGTTGGCCGACTCCAGCTTGGCCACCAGCTGCACGTCAAGCCCCGCCCCGATTCGGTTCAAACGCACCAGCGGGGTGTCCCCCACCAGTTCGATCATGCTCGATGCGATTTTCATATGTTCCCTCATGCCGCTCATTGCGGCTTGTCTAGGAGGATTCTATCCTCTCCAGCGCCTTCAATCCAGGCGTTTGCGCGTCAGGCCAAAGGCTTTTTCAAATACCGGTAGTAGCCGTCGTACTCCCGTACCGCGGCCAGCGGGTTGTGTCCAAGCACCCTGTCCTTCACGGCCAGCACCGTGCACGGAGCCTTGGCGTACCTGAAAAAAAGCGAATCGTGCCCCACGCACAGCCCGAGCAGCACATTGAAGTCCGTTCCCATGGCGTTCAATGCCTCGGCCTGAAACACCGGGTTGCACATGCTCTCGTGCGCTGCAGCCGGGTCCACCTGCTCGGAAGGGCCAAGCCCCATTGCCGATTTGGGAACCGCTCCCGCCTTGCAGGCCACGGACACAGTGGCGAAACCGTTGGTTTCAAATATTTCCTGCACAATGGCGGCGTCTTTTCGCAGTCCGATACAGAAGGCCAGGCCGAGTTTCTGGTAGCCCAGGCGCCTGGCGAATTCCACGATCTCCACGATGCGGGGCTTGAGCGTTCGAACCGCAGCATAACCCAGTTCCCGGCCGCCGTAGCATTCGCACTCCTGGATGGATGCCTGACGCGCGAATTCTTTGTTTTCCACAGAAAGGGTCGCGGCAACGGCTTCGGTGGAGAGTTCCCTTAAGCGCGTGGATGGGCAGTTGTTCGGAGCCTTGCCCTTGGCGTTGCGGCAGAAGCGTTCGGACCAGTCGTACGGGCATGCGGCACAGGTGGGATACTCGGGCGTGGGCATGGACACTCCAAAACCGGCTGGCTTTACGCAAAGCCAATGATACGAAACGTAGCGCCCAATGAATACTCAAAAAAGGGCCCGGGAGGAAAGCATACTGATATGCCTTTCCCCGGGCCCATCCCTCTTCAAGCTTTTTCTAGCAGGTGCAGGCAGGCGCTTCGCCCTCCCCTCTCTTGAACGGGGATATCTCGCGCAGGCGGGCGATGATCTTGGGCAGCTCCGCCAGCACAAGATCCACCTCAGCTTCGGTGTTGAAACGCGACAGGCTGAACCGGATGGAACCGTGGGCAAAGGTGAAGGGAACTCCCATGGCCCGCAGCACGTGCGAGGGTTCGAGCGACCCGGAGGTGCAGGCCGAACCGGAGCTGGCGCAGACCCCGAAGGCGTCCAGCATGAGCAGGATGGACTCGCCCTCAACGTACTGGAAGGACACGTTGGTGGTGTTGGGCAGGCGCGAATCCTTGGTGCCGTTGATGCGCACATCGGGCACCGCGGCTACGAGGCCCTTCTCCAGTTTGTCGCGCAGCCCCTTCACTACTGAGTTCTCGTGGCCGATGTTGCCCATGGCGATCTCACAGGCCTTGCCCAGGCCGATGATTCCCGTGGTGTTCTCGGTGCCGGCGCGGCGGCCGTGTTCCTGGTGGCCGCCCATCATGAAGGGCCTGAACTGCACTCCCTTGCGCACGAACAGCGCCCCGACCCCCTTGGGGGCGTGCACCTTGTGGCCGGATACGGCCAGAAAATCCACGGGCAGCGTTTTCAAGTCGAACGGCACCTTGCCCAGCACCTGCACGGCGTCGGTATGCATGAGCACGCCGCGTTCCTTGGCGATCTCGGCGATCTCCTGGATGGGATACACCACGCCGGTCTCGTTGTTGGCGTACATCACGGAGATGAGCGCCGTGTCGTGGCGGATGGAATCCTTGAGCTCGTCCAGGTCCAGGCGGCCCTGCTCGTCAACGCCAAGGTACGTGGCCTCGTACCCCCACTTTTTCTCCAGATGCTTCACCACGTTGAGCACCGCCGGGTGCTCCACCCTGGTGGTGATGATGTGGCGCTTCTCAGGCTGGGAGCCCAGGGCCGAACGGATGGCTGTGTTGTCGCCTTCTGTGCCGCAGGCGTTGAAGATCACCTCGCCCGGGGTGCAGCCGAAGGCCTGGGCCACGCGCTCGCGGGCTTCGGACAGTTTGCGTCCCACCTGGCCGCCGAAGGTGTGCATGCTGGACGGGTTGCCATACTGCTCCGAAAAGTAGGGCAGCATTTCTTCCAGCACGGCCGGGTCCACCTTGGTGGTGGCGTTGTTGTCCATGTAGATCACAGGCATGTCAGCGCACCTCCTCCACGGTCAGGTCCGGCTCCACCGCGTCGCGCAGGCGCTTCTCCACGAACTGCTTGAGCGTCAGCTGGCTGGACTTGCAGGAGGAACAGGCCCCGCGCAGCTGCACCAGGACCTTCTTGCCGTCCACGTCCACCAGCTCGATGTTGCCGCCGTCCTTTTGCAGGCTGGGGCTTATCTCTTCGTCGATGATCTTGGAGATGAGCTTCATGCGCTGCAGATTTGTGAGCCCCGCAGGCCTTTGCGCCACAGGCTCCAGAGGCTTTAGCTTCTGCCCCTTCATCTCGGCCAGGATGTCGGCCAGCTTGTCCAGGCACTTGCCGCAGCCGCCACCGGCCTTGGTGTAGTCGGTGATTTCCTCCACCGTGTTCAGCTTGTTCTCGGCAATTGCCCTCTTGATGGTCTCGTCGGTTACGCCGAAGCATTCGCAGACGACCTCGCCTTCCTGATGCGGGGCCACTGCCTGGCCGCGCAGGTTGGCCACGGCAGCTTCCAGGGCCTCCTTGCCCATCACGGAACAGTGCATCTTCTCCTTGGGCAATCCGCCCAGGAATTCGGCGATGTCCTGGTTGGAGACGTCCAGGGCCTCATCCACGGTCTTGCCCTTGATCATCTCGGTGAGAGCCGAGGAGGAGGCGATGGCGCTGGCACAGCCGAAGGTCTGGAACTTGGCGTCCACGATGCGGTCTTGCTCGTCCACCTTGAGGTAAAGCTTCAGCGCGTCGCCGCAGGCCAGGGAGCCCACTTCGCCCACGCAGGAAGCGTCTGGTATTTCACCCACGTTCTTTGGGTTTATGAAGTGCTCGCGCACTTTATCAGTGTATTCCCACATGATATTCTCCTGTTCTGTAGCTGTCGTAGGCAACGAAAGGTAACTATAACACCTGATTGCACCCTATGGAAGGGCTAGCCGATCAATTTGGGAGGAAATAACCAGAAAAGGCTCGTCTACTCGTCCTGGAAATTGGCCTCGTAGGTTGCCTCCACCA
This genomic interval from Desulfovibrio sp. contains the following:
- the cysK gene encoding cysteine synthase A, which gives rise to MKIASSMIELVGDTPLVRLNRIGAGLDVQLVAKLESANPCFSVKDRIGFNMILDAERRGLVDKDTVIVEPTSGNTGIGLAFMCAVRGYKLMLTMPESMSIERRTLLKGFGAKLVLTDAKKGMKGAIEKASELVKELPKAYMPMQFSNPANPEIHRLTTAEEIWRDTDGRLDMFVAGVGTGGTLTGVAQVLKAKKPEVSIVAVEPDASPVLSGGDPGPHAIQGIGAGFVPDNLKRELIDEVFRVTNEQALAMARRMLREEGILCGISSGAICHAAVEIAKRPENKGKMIVFIVCDTGERYLSTALFTDMEDPK
- a CDS encoding DUF1847 domain-containing protein gives rise to the protein MPTPEYPTCAACPYDWSERFCRNAKGKAPNNCPSTRLRELSTEAVAATLSVENKEFARQASIQECECYGGRELGYAAVRTLKPRIVEIVEFARRLGYQKLGLAFCIGLRKDAAIVQEIFETNGFATVSVACKAGAVPKSAMGLGPSEQVDPAAAHESMCNPVFQAEALNAMGTDFNVLLGLCVGHDSLFFRYAKAPCTVLAVKDRVLGHNPLAAVREYDGYYRYLKKPLA
- the nifU gene encoding Fe-S cluster assembly protein NifU; this translates as MWEYTDKVREHFINPKNVGEIPDASCVGEVGSLACGDALKLYLKVDEQDRIVDAKFQTFGCASAIASSSALTEMIKGKTVDEALDVSNQDIAEFLGGLPKEKMHCSVMGKEALEAAVANLRGQAVAPHQEGEVVCECFGVTDETIKRAIAENKLNTVEEITDYTKAGGGCGKCLDKLADILAEMKGQKLKPLEPVAQRPAGLTNLQRMKLISKIIDEEISPSLQKDGGNIELVDVDGKKVLVQLRGACSSCKSSQLTLKQFVEKRLRDAVEPDLTVEEVR
- the nifS gene encoding cysteine desulfurase NifS; the encoded protein is MPVIYMDNNATTKVDPAVLEEMLPYFSEQYGNPSSMHTFGGQVGRKLSEARERVAQAFGCTPGEVIFNACGTEGDNTAIRSALGSQPEKRHIITTRVEHPAVLNVVKHLEKKWGYEATYLGVDEQGRLDLDELKDSIRHDTALISVMYANNETGVVYPIQEIAEIAKERGVLMHTDAVQVLGKVPFDLKTLPVDFLAVSGHKVHAPKGVGALFVRKGVQFRPFMMGGHQEHGRRAGTENTTGIIGLGKACEIAMGNIGHENSVVKGLRDKLEKGLVAAVPDVRINGTKDSRLPNTTNVSFQYVEGESILLMLDAFGVCASSGSACTSGSLEPSHVLRAMGVPFTFAHGSIRFSLSRFNTEAEVDLVLAELPKIIARLREISPFKRGEGEAPACTC